From Firmicutes bacterium HGW-Firmicutes-1, one genomic window encodes:
- a CDS encoding alpha-amylase, with product MFTWAEEAIFYHIYPLGFCGAPSMNNNMSETTSLLEMTKAWVEHMKSLSVNAIYFGPVFESLSHGYDTVDYKLIDRRIGTNKDFSDLCKLLHNNDIRVVLDGVFNHVGREFWAFKDVIENGSSSKYCNWFKNLNFSGISPYGDHFCYDSWNGCHNLVRLNLESNEVKGYLFDVVKTWVEEFDIDGIRLDCADCLDLEFLKELNTFCNRLKPDFWLMGEVVNGDGDYRKWITEDVLDSVTNYECYKGLYSSHNDLNFFEIAYSLNRQFNETNGLYKGKALYSFADNHDVNRIASTLNCASHLYTLYALLFTMPGIPSIYYGSEWGISGVKSNDSDECLRPKLDLLDVSNHSSNKDLVKAIRKFATIRKESNALKYGRYKQILVEHEQFGFARMTDEECIIVIVNANKAAVELCLDIPVSGTKVVDILNDGEVFPIQNGKCHIDAVYPSWARILKVVK from the coding sequence ATGTTTACATGGGCAGAAGAGGCAATATTTTATCATATTTATCCCTTAGGATTTTGTGGAGCACCTAGCATGAATAATAATATGTCGGAAACGACTTCATTACTGGAGATGACAAAGGCTTGGGTTGAGCATATGAAATCTCTTAGTGTAAATGCAATTTATTTTGGTCCTGTTTTTGAATCCTTATCTCATGGATATGATACTGTTGATTATAAGTTAATTGATAGAAGAATAGGGACAAATAAAGATTTTTCAGACTTATGTAAGCTACTTCATAATAATGACATAAGAGTGGTACTCGACGGTGTATTCAATCACGTTGGAAGAGAATTCTGGGCTTTTAAGGATGTAATTGAGAATGGTTCGAGTTCTAAGTATTGCAACTGGTTTAAGAATCTTAATTTTAGTGGAATAAGCCCTTATGGTGATCATTTTTGTTATGATTCGTGGAATGGATGCCATAACTTAGTAAGACTTAATCTAGAAAGCAATGAAGTAAAAGGCTATTTATTCGATGTAGTAAAAACTTGGGTAGAAGAATTTGATATTGATGGAATAAGGCTTGACTGTGCTGATTGCTTAGATCTTGAATTTCTAAAAGAATTAAATACATTTTGTAATCGTCTTAAACCTGATTTTTGGCTTATGGGAGAAGTAGTGAACGGGGATGGTGATTACAGAAAGTGGATAACGGAAGATGTACTGGATTCAGTTACAAACTATGAATGTTATAAAGGCTTATATTCCAGCCATAATGATTTGAATTTTTTCGAAATTGCATACTCATTAAACAGACAATTTAATGAGACAAATGGGTTGTATAAGGGAAAGGCTCTATATTCCTTTGCAGACAATCATGATGTAAATAGGATAGCTAGTACACTAAATTGTGCATCACATTTATACACTCTCTATGCGTTGTTATTTACTATGCCGGGGATACCTTCCATTTACTACGGAAGTGAGTGGGGGATTTCTGGAGTCAAGTCAAATGATTCTGATGAGTGTTTACGACCCAAACTTGATTTGTTGGACGTTTCGAATCATAGTTCAAATAAAGATTTGGTAAAAGCTATTAGAAAATTTGCAACAATTAGAAAAGAGTCAAATGCCTTGAAATATGGCAGGTATAAACAAATTTTAGTTGAACATGAGCAGTTTGGTTTTGCTAGAATGACAGATGAGGAATGTATTATAGTAATTGTAAATGCCAATAAGGCAGCAGTTGAACTATGTTTGGATATACCTGTTAGTGGGACAAAGGTAGTTGATATTTTAAACGATGGAGAAGTGTTTCCTATTCAAAATGGGAAGTGCCATATTGATGCAGTTTATCCAAGTTGGGCAAGAATTTTGAAGGTTGTGAAGTGA
- a CDS encoding TetR/AcrR family transcriptional regulator has protein sequence MDNRMHIMEVALDLFARHGFDAIGVQEIATKAGITKPTLYHYFGSKGGLLQTILKENYNKLELSIKEAAKYEGDLPLTLHKLVTSYISFSNMNKKFYCMNITMMYSPVENEAFKAVYPFVQTQLDIIEQLFILAVNDHGNMRGRHKPYALSLLGLINTYIQMCFSGDTELNNEVVFKLVHQFMHGIYS, from the coding sequence ATGGATAATAGAATGCATATAATGGAAGTCGCTCTTGATTTGTTTGCTAGACATGGGTTTGATGCAATAGGAGTACAGGAAATTGCTACTAAAGCAGGCATTACTAAGCCTACCCTTTACCATTATTTTGGAAGTAAAGGAGGTCTTTTGCAAACAATACTCAAAGAAAACTATAATAAGCTTGAACTATCAATAAAAGAGGCCGCAAAGTATGAAGGGGATTTACCACTTACATTACACAAGCTTGTAACTTCCTATATTTCATTTTCCAATATGAATAAGAAGTTTTATTGTATGAATATAACAATGATGTACTCTCCAGTAGAAAATGAAGCATTTAAGGCGGTATATCCATTTGTTCAAACGCAACTTGATATTATAGAACAACTTTTCATATTAGCTGTTAATGATCACGGCAATATGAGAGGTAGACATAAGCCGTATGCATTAAGTCTACTCGGGTTGATTAATACTTATATTCAAATGTGTTTTTCTGGAGATACGGAACTGAATAATGAAGTTGTATTTAAATTGGTTCATCAATTTATGCATGGAATTTATTCCTAA